Proteins encoded in a region of the Nonomuraea helvata genome:
- a CDS encoding MarR family winged helix-turn-helix transcriptional regulator → MATDKLRELEDQAWRGFLLTHDRIWREIEAGLAPLNVSMAEYSVLALLGEAGRNGMRMSELAQQRLMSTGGFTRLADRLERRGLIERRRTADDGRGFTAVLTKDGRALMRKAWRQQHSDLRRLFFDRLDDEHLRNLAEVWARLDPDDEGVPDQRSS, encoded by the coding sequence ATGGCGACCGACAAGCTGCGAGAGCTTGAAGACCAGGCGTGGCGGGGGTTCCTGCTCACCCATGATCGGATCTGGCGTGAAATCGAGGCCGGCCTCGCTCCGCTGAACGTGAGCATGGCCGAGTACAGCGTGCTGGCACTGCTGGGCGAGGCCGGCCGGAACGGCATGCGGATGTCGGAGCTCGCCCAGCAGCGCCTGATGTCCACCGGCGGGTTCACCCGGCTCGCCGACCGGCTCGAGCGTCGCGGCCTGATCGAGAGGCGACGGACGGCCGACGACGGACGTGGCTTCACGGCGGTCCTGACCAAGGACGGGAGGGCGCTCATGCGCAAGGCATGGCGCCAGCAGCACAGCGACCTGCGCAGGCTCTTCTTCGACCGGCTCGACGACGAGCACCTGCGCAACCTCGCCGAAGTCTGGGCGCGGCTCGACCCGGACGACGAGGGCGTGCCGGATCAGCGCTCCTCGTAG
- a CDS encoding cation:proton antiporter, producing the protein MLFIDLAIMLGLARVLGMLARRLGQPVVLGEITAGILLGPTFLGAPAVEWLFPADTRQQLTAFAAVGVAIFMLTVGTEIDPALLRGRRRTVGLITVSSVLLPFGFGAVLALYLWRAESAPPLGFVLFMGVALSITAFPVLARILSDQGRLTTRLGNISISSAALIDALAWVLLATVLAVVGGTGQDPWRLVAFLPFVVITFTVVPFIARKTRVRAGNQAGGVGVLTVVCCGLLLAGAATEWMGLHYIFGAFVFGAALARTGVDGNRFLQSVRGLTDVNSALLLPVFFLVAGLQVDLSRLDRLTLVDVLVVVALAVAGKFFAAYGAARVSGLDARESAAIGILMNTRGLTELVVLGVGREAGLISPAVYSLMVVMAVLTTAMTGPSLQTLMPANSPVDVWSARNS; encoded by the coding sequence ATGCTTTTCATCGATCTCGCGATCATGCTCGGGCTCGCGCGGGTCCTGGGCATGCTCGCCCGCAGACTGGGCCAGCCGGTGGTCCTGGGCGAGATCACGGCAGGCATCCTGCTGGGTCCCACCTTCTTGGGAGCTCCGGCCGTGGAGTGGCTGTTTCCCGCCGATACGAGGCAGCAGCTGACCGCGTTCGCCGCCGTGGGCGTCGCCATCTTCATGCTGACTGTCGGAACGGAGATCGATCCGGCACTGTTGCGGGGCCGGCGCAGGACGGTCGGGTTGATCACCGTTTCATCGGTCCTCCTGCCGTTCGGGTTCGGCGCGGTGCTGGCGCTCTACCTCTGGCGCGCGGAGTCGGCGCCACCGCTCGGTTTCGTCCTTTTCATGGGTGTCGCGCTATCGATCACGGCGTTCCCGGTCCTGGCTCGCATCCTTTCCGATCAAGGCCGGCTGACGACCAGGCTGGGCAACATCTCCATCAGCTCTGCCGCGCTCATCGACGCCCTGGCGTGGGTGCTGCTGGCAACCGTTCTGGCCGTCGTGGGCGGCACCGGGCAGGATCCCTGGCGGCTGGTCGCCTTCTTGCCCTTCGTCGTGATCACCTTTACCGTCGTGCCCTTCATCGCCCGAAAGACGAGGGTGCGGGCGGGAAACCAGGCGGGCGGCGTCGGCGTGCTCACGGTCGTCTGCTGCGGGCTCCTCCTCGCCGGCGCGGCCACCGAGTGGATGGGGCTTCACTACATCTTCGGAGCGTTTGTCTTCGGCGCCGCACTCGCGCGGACGGGCGTGGACGGTAACCGGTTCCTTCAGAGCGTACGCGGCCTCACCGATGTCAACTCCGCACTCCTGCTGCCGGTCTTCTTCCTCGTGGCCGGACTGCAGGTCGATCTTTCCCGGTTGGACAGACTCACCCTTGTCGATGTCCTCGTCGTCGTTGCGCTGGCGGTGGCGGGCAAGTTCTTCGCCGCGTACGGCGCCGCACGTGTGTCTGGCCTCGACGCCAGAGAGTCTGCGGCCATCGGAATTCTCATGAACACGCGTGGGCTGACCGAACTGGTCGTACTCGGCGTGGGACGTGAAGCCGGACTGATCAGTCCGGCGGTCTATTCCCTCATGGTGGTCATGGCTGTGCTGACGACAGCGATGACCGGACCATCGCTGCAGACACTCATGCCTGCGAACTCTCCGGTCGACGTGTGGTCGGCCAGGAATTCATAG
- a CDS encoding pyridoxal phosphate-dependent decarboxylase family protein — protein MTTNAISLGTPEPEPRGTTHDFPLSSPGSDDLHTLIGTVLQALSDGAQQRGGPVPAGEPVELAGDVRDALGPLLLREGRGVGVLASLTEILARGAVDLADPAWSAHLLSPPLAISAAADVAAAILNADLTSWDQSPAGIIIESEVVRAMCTLVGYDPDAAAGVVTSGGTESNLVGLFLARDRPGGPGPAHGRSVVYASRSAHFSIRRSARLLGFPDENVIPVETNARDQMDPDALRAALEGGTREGRWPACVVATTGTTDFGAIDPVEDIITISRAHGAAVHVDAAYGGGALFSGKLASLLTGIDGADSVSLDLHKFGWQPIGAGVLLTRRADAFAPMAFEAPYVNAADDLRAGHLNHTDRSLRTTRRADAFKIAVTLQAVGTERLGEMVDHCHMLARHAARRIALTPYLALACDPVLSTVVFRYVPRADVPARSDAVNVSLRRRILAEGKAVVGRTELRTRKPSVWLKLTLLNPFMTVEDVDWVLDVITSAGSLEDGGDTS, from the coding sequence ATGACCACCAATGCGATCAGCCTGGGAACGCCGGAGCCAGAACCTCGGGGAACGACACATGACTTTCCTTTGAGCAGCCCCGGATCGGACGACCTCCACACTCTGATCGGAACTGTTCTCCAAGCGCTGTCGGACGGCGCACAGCAGCGGGGCGGCCCGGTTCCCGCAGGCGAGCCGGTCGAGCTCGCCGGGGATGTGCGTGACGCACTGGGCCCGTTGCTCCTGCGGGAAGGTCGAGGCGTCGGTGTTCTGGCGTCCTTGACTGAAATCCTCGCGCGCGGTGCGGTCGACCTGGCCGATCCCGCCTGGTCGGCGCACCTGCTGAGTCCTCCGCTGGCGATCTCGGCAGCCGCGGACGTGGCCGCCGCCATCCTGAACGCCGATCTCACATCGTGGGACCAGTCACCGGCCGGCATCATCATCGAGTCAGAGGTCGTCCGGGCGATGTGCACGCTTGTGGGATACGACCCCGACGCCGCCGCCGGCGTCGTCACGTCCGGTGGGACGGAATCCAACCTCGTCGGACTCTTCCTGGCCCGTGACCGTCCCGGCGGTCCAGGCCCCGCGCACGGCCGGTCGGTGGTCTATGCTTCGCGGTCGGCCCATTTCTCGATCCGCCGCAGCGCGCGGCTGCTGGGTTTCCCCGACGAGAACGTGATCCCGGTGGAGACGAACGCGCGAGATCAGATGGACCCGGACGCACTGAGGGCAGCGCTGGAAGGCGGTACGCGGGAGGGCCGGTGGCCCGCCTGTGTGGTGGCCACCACCGGGACCACCGATTTCGGCGCGATCGACCCGGTCGAGGACATCATCACCATCTCCCGTGCCCATGGCGCGGCGGTGCATGTTGATGCCGCTTACGGTGGTGGTGCGCTGTTCTCCGGCAAGCTCGCGTCGCTGCTGACCGGCATTGATGGGGCCGACAGCGTCTCGTTGGACCTGCACAAGTTCGGCTGGCAGCCAATCGGAGCAGGGGTGCTGCTCACACGCCGCGCGGACGCGTTCGCGCCCATGGCGTTCGAGGCGCCGTACGTGAACGCCGCCGACGACCTGCGGGCTGGTCATCTGAACCACACCGACAGGTCACTACGCACCACCCGGCGGGCGGACGCCTTCAAAATCGCCGTCACGTTGCAGGCGGTCGGCACCGAGCGCTTGGGCGAGATGGTGGACCACTGTCACATGCTCGCCCGACACGCCGCGCGTCGCATCGCCCTAACGCCGTACCTGGCGCTCGCGTGCGATCCGGTGTTGTCGACGGTCGTCTTCCGGTACGTTCCGCGGGCGGACGTGCCGGCCAGGTCCGACGCGGTGAACGTGTCCCTCCGCCGCAGAATTCTGGCAGAGGGCAAAGCCGTCGTCGGACGTACCGAGCTCCGCACCCGGAAGCCGTCCGTGTGGCTCAAGCTGACCCTGCTCAACCCCTTCATGACGGTGGAAGACGTCGACTGGGTGCTGGACGTGATCACCTCGGCCGGGAGCCTCGAAGACGGCGGTGACACGTCGTGA
- a CDS encoding beta/gamma crystallin domain-containing protein, with the protein MSYSREFLRIQNGLDRHCFANGDTMSGAIYGVDLISAGNNNVVIEYIDGLGGALKSLPA; encoded by the coding sequence GTGTCGTACAGTCGTGAATTTCTGCGAATTCAAAACGGTCTAGACCGTCACTGCTTCGCGAACGGCGACACGATGAGCGGGGCCATCTACGGTGTCGACCTCATCTCCGCAGGGAACAACAATGTGGTAATCGAATACATCGATGGCTTAGGAGGGGCCCTCAAGAGCCTTCCTGCTTGA
- a CDS encoding NAD(P)H-dependent oxidoreductase, producing MTAVADTGPVLRVVVVNGSPSQPSKTMGLVDVVLDTLKDMLPIEVSRVDVYRLGAGFTGAIERDDVTPEVEDSLRLAEDADLLIAAAPVFRGTYPGMFKHFFDLVDQYALANKPVLLAATGGGDHHALVLEHALRPLFAFFQALTIPVAFFASAGDFDGTTLLNPRIYGRIEVGLTDVADLLRARATGPEAAQDGEPANGRPRAKPLGLSSSASSRQRLVQPVLRASSPSRT from the coding sequence ATGACCGCCGTAGCGGACACCGGTCCGGTCCTGCGCGTCGTCGTCGTCAACGGCAGCCCCAGTCAGCCGTCCAAGACGATGGGACTCGTCGACGTTGTCCTCGACACTCTGAAGGACATGCTCCCCATCGAGGTGTCCCGGGTTGACGTGTACCGCTTGGGCGCGGGGTTCACCGGAGCGATCGAGCGCGATGACGTCACGCCCGAGGTCGAAGACTCGCTCCGGCTCGCCGAGGATGCCGATCTTCTCATCGCCGCCGCACCTGTGTTCCGCGGTACGTACCCGGGCATGTTCAAGCACTTCTTCGACCTTGTCGACCAGTATGCGCTCGCGAACAAGCCCGTCCTCCTTGCCGCGACGGGCGGAGGCGACCACCATGCGCTTGTCCTGGAACACGCCTTGCGGCCACTGTTCGCCTTCTTCCAGGCGTTGACGATCCCGGTCGCGTTCTTCGCCTCCGCCGGAGACTTCGACGGTACGACACTGCTCAACCCCCGCATCTATGGACGCATCGAGGTCGGACTCACTGACGTCGCAGATCTTCTCAGAGCTCGCGCGACGGGCCCTGAAGCAGCACAGGACGGCGAACCAGCGAATGGCCGGCCCCGGGCAAAGCCGCTTGGCCTCTCTTCGAGCGCATCCAGCAGGCAGAGGCTCGTCCAACCAGTCCTGCGAGCCAGTTCTCCTAGCCGCACATGA
- the gntD gene encoding guanitoxin biosynthesis L-enduracididine beta-hydroxylase GntD: protein MYEIRISSREVDVIEELLARMTERYRTVEDEEFLRNVNVHAHELPVTVRRGLAEFRLSEPAGVCLVTGFPVDDTAIGATPRHWAGAEETRRASAREEFYFTLCASLLGDVFGWASQQGGRLMHEVVPVRGHESRQINSSSDATLLWHTEDAFHPYRADYVALMCLRNPGATETTYACLDDVVVSGEVRDILAQPRFVLRPDESHRPENADPALVSGPGLTSVARRSYARIERLLRNPEKTPVLFGDLSSPYVRLDSDAVDWDIDDPEALSALRVFVEAIDTAIVGYSMHPGELLFVDNYRAVHGRRTFAAAFDGNDRWLKRLNISRDLRRSRDARTASDARVVY from the coding sequence ATGTATGAGATCCGCATATCCAGCCGCGAGGTCGACGTCATCGAGGAGCTGCTGGCACGGATGACCGAGCGGTACCGGACCGTTGAGGACGAGGAATTCCTGCGGAACGTAAACGTGCACGCCCATGAGCTACCGGTTACGGTACGGCGAGGGCTTGCCGAATTCCGTCTGAGTGAGCCCGCTGGCGTGTGTTTGGTGACCGGATTTCCGGTCGACGACACGGCGATCGGCGCGACGCCGCGCCATTGGGCCGGCGCCGAGGAGACAAGGCGCGCATCGGCTCGCGAGGAGTTCTACTTCACACTGTGCGCGAGCCTACTGGGTGACGTCTTCGGCTGGGCCAGTCAACAAGGTGGCAGGCTGATGCACGAGGTCGTTCCCGTCCGGGGCCATGAGAGTCGCCAGATCAACTCCAGCAGCGACGCCACGCTGCTGTGGCACACGGAGGACGCCTTCCATCCTTACCGGGCTGACTATGTCGCGTTGATGTGCCTTCGGAACCCAGGGGCGACCGAGACGACATACGCGTGTCTCGACGACGTCGTGGTCTCTGGCGAAGTACGGGACATCCTCGCCCAGCCGAGGTTCGTCCTGCGGCCTGATGAGTCGCACCGGCCGGAGAACGCTGACCCCGCGCTGGTTAGCGGTCCCGGCCTGACGTCGGTCGCGCGCCGCAGCTACGCTCGCATCGAGCGGCTCCTACGGAATCCCGAGAAGACGCCGGTGCTCTTCGGTGACCTTTCATCGCCCTACGTCCGGCTGGACTCCGACGCCGTGGACTGGGACATCGACGATCCTGAGGCGTTGTCTGCTCTGCGTGTGTTCGTCGAAGCGATCGACACGGCCATCGTCGGCTACAGCATGCACCCCGGTGAACTGCTCTTCGTCGACAACTACCGTGCCGTGCACGGTCGCAGGACTTTCGCGGCCGCGTTCGACGGAAATGATCGCTGGCTCAAACGACTCAACATCAGCCGGGACCTGCGGCGGTCGCGTGACGCGCGGACCGCGTCCGATGCCCGGGTCGTCTACTGA
- a CDS encoding NmrA family NAD(P)-binding protein codes for MPPTASPALQGVDVVVSAVQGGAEVIIDGQVNLLRAAEKAGVPRWIPSDFSLGIDRLDYGDNDFADLRKKAAEAYRSSTVAPTSVLIGAFLEVLNEPWYNWVDWESGTFSYWGDGDQPVDFSTYSDTAEWTAEVALDPSTAGRTVRVAGDVLTLKELHQAMERGSGRRLEARRLGSTDDLRAEIERRKAVATDTFEYLLLQYNWAMVSGKGKLDPLENHRYPGIKPTSAEEYFRQAMS; via the coding sequence ATCCCGCCGACCGCCTCACCCGCGCTGCAGGGAGTGGACGTCGTTGTCTCCGCCGTCCAGGGGGGTGCGGAGGTCATCATCGACGGCCAGGTCAACCTGCTGCGTGCCGCCGAGAAGGCCGGGGTTCCGCGCTGGATCCCCTCAGATTTCTCCCTCGGTATAGACCGACTCGACTACGGTGACAACGACTTCGCCGACCTCCGCAAGAAGGCCGCCGAGGCCTACCGGTCCAGCACCGTGGCACCCACCTCAGTCCTCATCGGCGCCTTCCTCGAGGTCCTGAACGAGCCCTGGTACAACTGGGTCGACTGGGAGTCCGGCACCTTCAGCTATTGGGGTGACGGCGATCAACCCGTCGACTTCTCCACCTATTCCGACACCGCCGAGTGGACCGCCGAAGTAGCCCTCGACCCCTCGACCGCCGGACGCACCGTGCGAGTGGCCGGGGATGTGCTGACGCTGAAGGAACTGCACCAGGCCATGGAGCGCGGCTCGGGGCGACGGCTCGAGGCACGGCGGCTCGGCAGCACCGACGACCTCCGCGCCGAGATCGAACGCCGTAAGGCGGTGGCCACCGACACGTTCGAGTACCTCCTGCTGCAGTACAACTGGGCCATGGTCAGTGGGAAGGGGAAGCTCGACCCGCTCGAGAACCACCGCTACCCCGGCATCAAGCCGACCAGCGCCGAGGAGTACTTCCGGCAGGCCATGAGCTGA